A stretch of Acidobacteriota bacterium DNA encodes these proteins:
- a CDS encoding efflux RND transporter periplasmic adaptor subunit: protein MVTRAGALAAAVTCAAACAACTTGEASRDAAVQAPPPARRAATRDADPAAASAPVRRDLPADAKLRQASHLFVEKDVAVLTRRPGIISAVRAQRGERVREGQVLCELESRELSLARDVAALDAEQARAEYDRAERLKRESALSTEAYDSARFKLEVAEKSAAMAAQALDKSFVRAPFDGIVSARTAVVGQVLIADDVRELFRVTALAPLLARVYVPQWAYPYLRRGARAWVRSEMVEGAAVEARFRWINDVLDPASGSAEVLLEIPPGGRPDLRPGMSVVVDVDLSLPPGRLTIPRGALRDAAADSGDAEITCLSGAGESTRRVRLGFRGDDRVEVVQGLEEGDVVTLAPGKR, encoded by the coding sequence GTGGTGACGCGCGCGGGGGCCCTGGCCGCCGCCGTCACCTGCGCGGCGGCCTGCGCGGCGTGCACGACCGGCGAGGCGTCGCGCGATGCCGCCGTTCAAGCGCCTCCGCCGGCGCGGCGGGCGGCGACGCGAGACGCGGATCCAGCCGCCGCGTCGGCCCCGGTCCGCAGGGATCTGCCGGCCGATGCGAAGCTGCGACAGGCGAGCCACCTCTTCGTCGAGAAAGACGTCGCGGTCCTCACGCGCCGGCCGGGCATCATCAGCGCGGTGCGGGCGCAGCGGGGCGAACGGGTGCGCGAGGGCCAGGTCCTCTGCGAGCTCGAGAGCCGTGAGCTGTCGCTCGCGAGGGACGTCGCGGCGCTCGACGCGGAGCAGGCGCGCGCCGAGTACGATCGCGCCGAGCGGTTGAAGCGGGAGAGCGCGCTCTCGACCGAGGCGTACGACAGCGCTCGGTTCAAGCTCGAAGTCGCCGAGAAGTCGGCGGCAATGGCCGCCCAGGCCCTCGACAAGTCCTTCGTGCGGGCGCCGTTCGACGGCATCGTCTCCGCGCGAACCGCCGTCGTGGGCCAGGTCTTGATCGCGGACGACGTGCGGGAGCTCTTCCGCGTCACGGCGCTCGCGCCGCTCCTGGCCCGCGTGTACGTGCCCCAGTGGGCCTACCCGTACCTCCGCCGCGGCGCGCGCGCGTGGGTGCGCTCCGAGATGGTCGAGGGGGCGGCCGTCGAGGCCCGCTTCCGGTGGATCAACGACGTCCTCGACCCCGCCTCGGGGTCGGCGGAGGTTCTCCTGGAAATCCCGCCGGGAGGAAGGCCCGACCTGCGCCCCGGCATGAGCGTCGTCGTCGACGTGGATCTCTCGCTCCCTCCCGGCCGCCTCACGATTCCCAGGGGCGCGCTCCGGGACGCGGCCGCGGACTCCGGCGACGCCGAGATCACGTGCCTTTCGGGCGCGGGGGAGTCGACCCGGCGCGTCCGACTGGGGTTCCGGGGGGACGATCGCGTGGAAGTCGTCCAGGGGCTCGAGGAGGGCGACGTCGTGACGCTCGCTCCCGGAAAGCGTTGA
- a CDS encoding response regulator, with protein sequence MRETTRRWLSRLGLAGKLVAHVGWILGLALAVTIGSTYYLARGTVRDQLRLTEIARVERWAARNGAAIQAGDPWKIGDSLADVGRDPYVVYAGFFDRSGKAIAHVGDEQANTRSHRLDILVPVRRAAASPGGSPKGDERAPLPGTLSDPREAERAVPLSERFRRALEGSGEDPAALRGWIEITLATEPLDSLLSKIVWRVSFAAAACLAFGLFATWLLVRQVVAPIHVLKEHVEWISEGRLDEPFHLGPRPPDELGELSTSFSIMAGILRSRREELDAQIVERSRALHLARSEAEAAFRPAAIAHDLKTPLTGIKALAEIVGEDELDPAERRRYLESIRTEVDRMAQRIDDLTRPAADPILERSAPAQAGDPLIEEAMAAAAAAEEAAFSGAMAPQAPRRFIIASADEPLREILREILAGDGAEVLEAADAVSALRLARQASPDGLVLDLLMEGGEALTMLGDLREDSRTERIRVLALSVVRDGDRFQTGAFSFQPKPIDRERFLGAVRAAIPARAGATSPRGKVLVVDDDRYVAEAVAGLLSREGLDVSIAGGGEEALLAAREDRPDLIVLDLKMPGVDGVQVIRRLRAHPETRERPVILMTAHDIPRQDQTGWPGIPLTRESFVRGVRAALQEAGAR encoded by the coding sequence GTGAGAGAGACCACGCGACGATGGCTGTCACGGCTCGGCCTCGCGGGCAAGCTCGTCGCGCACGTGGGGTGGATCCTCGGCCTCGCCCTCGCGGTGACGATCGGGTCGACCTACTACCTCGCCCGGGGGACGGTGCGCGACCAGCTCCGGCTGACCGAGATCGCGCGGGTCGAGAGGTGGGCCGCGCGGAACGGCGCCGCAATCCAGGCCGGCGACCCGTGGAAGATCGGAGACTCGCTCGCCGACGTCGGGCGCGATCCGTACGTCGTCTACGCCGGCTTCTTCGATCGCTCGGGGAAGGCGATCGCGCACGTCGGCGACGAGCAGGCCAACACCCGGAGCCACCGGCTCGACATCCTGGTGCCGGTGCGCCGCGCGGCGGCGAGCCCCGGGGGCTCCCCCAAAGGTGACGAGCGGGCGCCGCTTCCGGGCACGCTGAGCGATCCGCGGGAGGCCGAGCGCGCGGTCCCGCTGTCCGAGCGATTCCGCCGTGCGCTCGAAGGGAGCGGGGAGGATCCGGCCGCGCTCCGGGGCTGGATCGAGATCACCCTTGCGACAGAGCCCCTCGACTCCCTGCTGTCGAAGATCGTCTGGCGTGTGTCGTTCGCGGCGGCCGCCTGCCTCGCCTTCGGCCTCTTCGCGACGTGGCTTCTCGTCCGGCAGGTGGTCGCCCCGATCCACGTCCTCAAGGAGCACGTGGAGTGGATCTCGGAGGGAAGGCTCGACGAGCCGTTTCATCTCGGGCCGAGGCCCCCGGACGAGTTGGGGGAGCTGTCGACCAGCTTCTCGATCATGGCCGGCATCCTGAGATCGCGCCGGGAGGAGCTGGACGCGCAGATCGTCGAGCGGAGCCGGGCCCTTCACCTCGCGCGCTCGGAGGCCGAGGCGGCGTTTCGCCCCGCGGCGATCGCGCACGATCTGAAGACGCCTCTCACCGGCATCAAGGCCCTCGCCGAGATCGTCGGCGAGGACGAGCTCGACCCGGCGGAGCGCCGGCGGTATCTCGAGTCGATCCGGACGGAGGTCGATCGCATGGCGCAGCGCATCGACGATCTCACGCGGCCCGCCGCCGACCCGATCCTCGAGCGCTCGGCGCCGGCCCAGGCGGGCGATCCGCTGATCGAGGAGGCGATGGCGGCGGCCGCGGCCGCCGAGGAAGCGGCCTTTTCCGGCGCCATGGCGCCTCAGGCTCCACGGCGTTTCATCATCGCCTCGGCCGACGAGCCTCTCCGGGAGATCCTGAGGGAGATCCTCGCCGGCGACGGGGCCGAGGTCCTCGAGGCCGCCGATGCGGTCTCGGCGCTGCGGCTCGCCCGCCAGGCGTCCCCCGACGGGCTCGTCCTCGATCTCCTGATGGAGGGCGGGGAGGCGCTCACGATGCTCGGGGACCTTCGAGAGGACAGCCGCACCGAGCGGATCCGCGTCCTCGCGCTCAGCGTCGTCCGCGACGGCGATCGATTTCAGACGGGGGCCTTCTCGTTCCAGCCCAAGCCCATCGATCGCGAGCGATTCCTCGGCGCGGTGAGGGCGGCGATCCCGGCCCGCGCGGGCGCCACGTCGCCGCGGGGAAAGGTCCTCGTCGTCGACGACGATCGCTACGTGGCCGAGGCGGTCGCGGGGCTCCTGAGCCGCGAGGGGCTGGACGTCTCCATTGCCGGCGGCGGCGAGGAGGCTCTTCTCGCGGCGCGGGAGGATCGGCCCGATCTCATCGTGCTCGACCTGAAGATGCCCGGTGTGGACGGCGTCCAGGTGATCCGGCGTCTCCGGGCGCATCCCGAGACGCGCGAGCGCCCGGTGATCCTGATGACGGCCCACGACATCCCGCGCCAGGATCAGACGGGCTGGCCGGGGATCCCGCTGACGCGCGAGTCGTTCGTCAGGGGCGTGCGGGCCGCGCTCCAGGAGGCGGGGGCGCGATGA
- a CDS encoding efflux RND transporter periplasmic adaptor subunit has protein sequence MNAPGERPRKRRNLLIVRRQVEDEIFYVVADPDAGSYLRLGEDEQVILELLDGTRDSERIAAEFERRTGLALETSDLEEFVDSLRREGFVEASSFSPEQLLEEFRQRERAAASSRRMVSGSLALLKLMPFDPDRLLGVMARRLRWFWSRSFCVVSIALILAAGIGSIATGAHLGPAFSGMLASAVAGGASGFFGRMLVFDLVSGVMIAIHEAAHGLTLKYFGGRVPEMGFALAYFQFPGAYTDTTASYLLPSRFQRVMVSLSGGYTGLILAALGFFAWWGAVPGSVTSELSLIVMIVGGPMTLFFNWNPLVPFDGYYMAVDILEAPNLLPRSFAYLGDLLREKVFRIAPVHPRPAVRLRRVYFIFGSLAWLYQGAWTVAVPWVVYLLTSRLAGPAVGAVVAGALTLGVARALSGSARRFIRGVREESGAGGRTGWRAPLAVAASAALVVAALPIFRVHVHGTARLQPVARLGVRAEVAGFVSAVLVREGERVEAGEPLARLQNSDLRARVEGLRLDRDLLRVAWGRAEAEGRTAEALARRDAWARSGAAIETLARRENDLVLRAPVAGIVLAARLGDREGRFLREGEEWCEIAEGVALRGVVTLPEAELSEFEEGASVELSHEAFPGSVFAGSVARIPGDGAARDVEIRVPNLGGDLIPGMSARARILGERTSVLGSGLRFASRLLRGKIWW, from the coding sequence GTGAACGCACCCGGTGAACGGCCTCGAAAGCGGCGCAATCTCCTCATCGTGCGGCGGCAGGTCGAGGACGAGATTTTCTACGTCGTCGCGGATCCCGACGCCGGCTCCTACCTGCGGCTGGGCGAGGACGAGCAGGTCATCCTCGAGCTTCTCGACGGCACGCGGGACAGTGAGCGGATCGCCGCCGAGTTCGAGCGGCGGACGGGGCTGGCCCTCGAGACCTCCGACCTCGAGGAGTTCGTCGATTCGCTGCGCCGGGAGGGGTTCGTCGAGGCGTCGAGCTTCTCGCCGGAGCAGCTCCTCGAAGAGTTCCGGCAGCGCGAGCGCGCGGCCGCCTCCAGTCGTCGGATGGTGAGCGGCAGCCTCGCCCTGCTGAAGCTCATGCCGTTCGATCCCGATCGTCTCCTCGGCGTGATGGCCCGGAGGCTTCGCTGGTTCTGGTCGAGGAGCTTCTGCGTCGTCTCGATCGCGCTGATCCTGGCCGCGGGGATCGGATCGATCGCGACGGGAGCCCACCTGGGCCCGGCGTTTTCCGGGATGCTGGCGAGCGCCGTCGCCGGGGGCGCCTCCGGGTTCTTCGGCCGGATGCTCGTCTTCGACCTGGTGAGCGGCGTCATGATCGCCATCCACGAGGCGGCGCACGGTCTCACGCTGAAGTACTTCGGCGGCCGGGTTCCCGAAATGGGGTTTGCGCTCGCCTACTTCCAGTTCCCCGGGGCCTACACCGACACGACCGCCTCGTATCTCCTGCCGTCGCGGTTTCAGCGCGTGATGGTCTCGCTCAGCGGCGGCTACACAGGGCTCATCCTCGCCGCTCTCGGATTCTTCGCCTGGTGGGGCGCCGTTCCCGGCTCGGTGACGAGCGAGCTCTCCCTGATCGTGATGATCGTGGGCGGGCCGATGACGCTCTTCTTCAACTGGAACCCCCTCGTGCCGTTCGACGGCTACTACATGGCCGTCGACATCCTGGAAGCGCCCAACCTCCTGCCGAGATCCTTCGCCTACCTCGGCGACCTGCTCCGGGAGAAGGTGTTCCGGATCGCCCCCGTGCACCCGCGCCCGGCGGTGCGGTTGCGTCGCGTGTACTTCATCTTCGGCTCGCTCGCGTGGCTCTATCAGGGCGCCTGGACGGTTGCGGTCCCCTGGGTCGTCTATCTCCTCACGTCTCGTCTCGCCGGGCCGGCCGTCGGCGCGGTCGTCGCCGGGGCGCTGACCCTGGGTGTTGCGCGCGCCCTGTCCGGCTCGGCGCGGAGGTTCATCCGCGGCGTCCGCGAGGAGAGCGGGGCGGGCGGGCGCACGGGGTGGCGGGCGCCGCTCGCCGTGGCGGCCTCGGCGGCACTGGTCGTCGCGGCGCTCCCGATCTTCCGCGTGCATGTCCACGGCACCGCCCGCCTGCAGCCCGTCGCGCGCCTCGGAGTCCGTGCGGAGGTGGCGGGCTTCGTCTCCGCCGTGCTCGTTCGCGAGGGTGAGCGCGTCGAGGCGGGCGAACCGCTGGCGCGACTCCAGAATTCCGATCTGCGCGCCCGGGTCGAGGGTCTGAGGCTCGACAGGGATCTCCTCCGCGTGGCGTGGGGGCGAGCGGAGGCCGAAGGGCGCACGGCGGAGGCGCTGGCCCGCCGCGATGCCTGGGCGCGAAGCGGCGCGGCGATCGAGACACTGGCCCGCCGCGAGAACGATCTTGTTCTCCGCGCCCCGGTGGCGGGGATCGTGCTCGCGGCCCGCCTCGGCGATCGCGAAGGGAGATTCCTGAGGGAAGGGGAGGAGTGGTGCGAGATCGCCGAGGGGGTCGCGCTCCGGGGAGTCGTCACGCTGCCGGAGGCCGAGCTCTCGGAGTTCGAGGAAGGCGCTTCCGTCGAGCTCTCGCACGAGGCGTTTCCGGGCAGCGTCTTCGCGGGATCGGTGGCCCGGATTCCCGGCGACGGGGCGGCCCGCGACGTCGAAATCCGTGTGCCGAACCTCGGCGGCGATCTCATCCCGGGGATGTCGGCGCGCGCCAGGATTCTCGGGGAGCGGACCAGCGTGCTTGGAAGCGGTCTGAGATTCGCAAGCCGTCTCTTGCGGGGGAAAATCTGGTGGT
- a CDS encoding GAF domain-containing protein: MSPGEDTQRRLEMVTEELLNLYEEINVLYSVSEIAARSADIAGAGARILEEAVTLLKADVGFIAYASPEMRAEEPEPTGLPRDACRQLAAIVGLRIDAAAGSIVIAPFVEGASVPRAPEAIVAASLAVDKESLGLLCLGRRGRGASFTSGDEKILSVLATQTALVIAQRRNLDLARAAKNLAERADALRGIAEVGREIASTLDASRILRALADLPARLLGFDRCGVLVDERGALRLHAISGATRVDREEPSVASLEALLVWAAGRRRSLTAIDRGAEESPERGVVAEDLSSPGDASVAGPFGERAARHFERSSCRGILVIPLADEQGSLGAIGFETATPEILTEASREAATIVALQATVALRNARLYRDLPFVSVLEPMRRSRARLKALSGRRLAAWGAGVAAVVLVATLVSWDLRIPGSFVLQPARRVDVVAHVRGVVRDVSDIPDGALVRAGESLARLDDTDWTLRLGEAEGKLRAAEFALVRSEAEGRAADLVVSRLERARWERERDLLRSKIDQAVLRAPLDGVLMTPHLRERAGELLDIGSVLCTLAPVEPMRAEIAVPERDADVLLAEPLPLPAILKFESFPERDVPASVRAVRHAAEVVEGRTSIIAEAQVDGAMPDLRPGMTGQVRIAAGRRSLAALALRAPYRYVRSLLWW, translated from the coding sequence TTGAGCCCGGGGGAGGACACCCAGAGACGGCTCGAGATGGTGACGGAGGAGCTTCTCAACCTGTACGAGGAGATCAACGTCCTCTACTCCGTCTCGGAGATCGCCGCCCGCTCCGCCGACATCGCGGGGGCGGGTGCCCGTATCCTCGAGGAGGCCGTCACGCTCCTCAAGGCGGACGTCGGCTTCATCGCCTACGCGAGCCCGGAGATGCGCGCCGAGGAGCCGGAGCCGACCGGCCTCCCGCGCGACGCCTGCCGCCAGCTGGCGGCGATCGTGGGGCTCCGGATCGACGCGGCGGCCGGCTCGATCGTGATCGCGCCCTTCGTGGAAGGGGCCTCGGTGCCGCGCGCGCCGGAGGCGATCGTCGCCGCATCCCTCGCCGTCGACAAGGAGTCGCTCGGCCTCCTCTGTCTCGGCCGTCGCGGGCGGGGTGCGTCGTTCACCTCGGGGGACGAGAAGATCCTGTCGGTGCTCGCAACGCAGACCGCCCTCGTCATCGCGCAGCGGAGAAACCTCGATCTCGCGAGGGCGGCGAAGAATCTGGCGGAGCGGGCGGACGCATTGCGCGGCATCGCCGAAGTGGGCCGCGAGATCGCCTCGACGCTCGACGCGTCGAGGATCCTCCGGGCGCTCGCGGATCTGCCGGCGCGCCTCCTGGGGTTCGATCGCTGCGGCGTGCTCGTGGACGAGCGCGGCGCGCTGCGCCTTCACGCGATCTCGGGGGCCACGCGCGTCGATCGCGAGGAACCCTCCGTCGCCTCCCTCGAGGCGCTCCTCGTGTGGGCCGCCGGCCGCCGCCGATCCCTCACGGCCATCGACCGGGGGGCGGAGGAGAGCCCGGAGCGCGGGGTCGTGGCCGAGGATCTCTCCTCGCCCGGAGATGCGTCGGTCGCAGGCCCGTTCGGCGAGCGCGCCGCCCGTCATTTCGAGCGCTCATCCTGCCGCGGGATCCTCGTCATCCCGCTGGCCGACGAGCAGGGGAGCCTCGGCGCCATCGGGTTCGAGACGGCCACACCGGAGATCCTGACCGAGGCCTCACGGGAGGCGGCGACGATCGTCGCGCTTCAGGCGACCGTGGCCCTGCGCAACGCGCGGCTCTACCGGGATCTCCCCTTCGTCTCGGTTCTCGAGCCGATGCGCCGGAGCCGCGCGCGGCTCAAGGCGCTCTCGGGACGGCGGCTCGCGGCGTGGGGCGCGGGCGTCGCCGCGGTGGTCCTCGTGGCGACACTCGTCTCGTGGGATCTGCGCATCCCCGGCAGCTTCGTCCTTCAGCCCGCCCGCAGGGTGGACGTCGTCGCGCACGTGCGCGGGGTCGTTCGCGACGTCTCCGATATCCCCGACGGCGCGCTCGTCCGGGCCGGCGAGAGTCTCGCCCGGCTCGACGACACCGACTGGACGTTGCGGCTCGGCGAGGCCGAGGGGAAGCTGCGGGCCGCGGAGTTCGCCCTCGTGCGAAGCGAGGCCGAGGGGCGCGCGGCGGACCTTGTCGTCTCCCGGCTCGAGCGGGCGAGGTGGGAGCGGGAGAGGGACCTCCTGCGATCGAAGATCGACCAGGCGGTGCTGCGGGCGCCGTTGGACGGCGTCCTGATGACGCCGCACCTGAGGGAGAGGGCGGGAGAGCTTCTGGACATCGGCTCGGTGCTCTGCACGCTCGCCCCCGTCGAGCCGATGCGCGCCGAGATCGCCGTGCCGGAGCGGGATGCGGACGTCCTCCTCGCCGAACCGCTCCCCCTCCCCGCGATCCTGAAGTTCGAGTCGTTCCCCGAGCGTGATGTGCCCGCCTCCGTGCGCGCGGTGCGCCACGCCGCCGAGGTCGTGGAGGGGCGGACCTCCATCATCGCGGAGGCCCAGGTGGACGGGGCGATGCCCGACCTGCGACCCGGAATGACGGGCCAGGTCCGGATCGCCGCCGGAAGGCGGAGCCTGGCCGCCCTCGCGCTGCGCGCTCCCTACCGTTATGTGAGGAGCCTTCTGTGGTGGTGA
- a CDS encoding response regulator — MKKRVLVCDDEPAPMQALVYVVRKAGFEPITAQDGEEAARLAKSEMPSLILLDIDMPRKDGYQVCEEIKSDPATRGIHVLILTAFAQEFQKEKARASGADEIMTKPFSPRKLRERILEILGPPEAAS; from the coding sequence ATGAAGAAGCGGGTCCTCGTCTGCGACGACGAGCCGGCGCCGATGCAGGCGCTCGTCTACGTCGTGAGGAAGGCCGGGTTCGAGCCCATCACGGCGCAGGACGGCGAGGAGGCCGCCCGCCTCGCGAAGTCGGAGATGCCGAGCCTCATCCTCCTCGACATCGACATGCCGCGCAAGGACGGCTACCAGGTGTGCGAGGAGATCAAGTCCGATCCCGCGACCCGCGGGATCCACGTCCTCATCCTCACCGCCTTCGCGCAGGAGTTCCAGAAGGAGAAGGCGCGGGCGAGCGGCGCCGACGAGATCATGACCAAGCCGTTCAGCCCGCGGAAGCTGCGCGAGAGAATCCTCGAGATCCTCGGCCCGCCGGAGGCCGCGAGTTGA